In Lactuca sativa cultivar Salinas chromosome 5, Lsat_Salinas_v11, whole genome shotgun sequence, the DNA window TGGGTCGAACCTAAACTATCTGAATCTTTCAAATAATTCATTGGGTGAAAGAGGGATTCGAGCATTCGGGGATTTATtaaaatctcaaaagaatctcgTCGAATTATATCTGATGAACGCTGGAATCTCTGAACACGCTGCAAAAGCATTACGCGAGTTGATTCCTTctacaaataaaattaaaatccTTCATTTTCACAACAACGTAACTAAAGACGAAGGTGCAGTTGCAATCTCTCAAATCGTGAAAGAATCACCAAATCTTGAAGATTTCAGATGCTCCTCCACTCGGGTCGGGTCCGTAGGTGGGGTTGCGTTATCCGAATCACTACAAAATTCTACCCTTCTGAAGAAACTCGATTTACGTGACAACATGTTCGGACCTCAATCCGGCGTCGCACTTGGCCGGGCTCTTTCCGTTCCGGTGAAACTCACCGAGGTTTACCTCAGTCACTTGCGTTTGGAAGACGAAGGAGTCACCGCCATTGTAAACGGTCTGAAAGGTTCCGCTTCCGCCCTCGAAATCCTCGACCTCGCCGGAAACAGCCTCACTTCTGAAGCGGCTCCTGCTGTGGCTGCGTGTATAACTTCAAAGAAACATTCTTTAACGAAACTAAACTTATCGGAAAACGAATTGAAGGATGCAGGTGCTATGGTGATCGGGGTGGCGCTTGAGGGTGATATTGGGCGGTTGAATATAGTCGATTTGAGTAGCAACGGGATCAGAACAGGTGGCGCCACCGCATTGGCTAAAGCGGTTGTGGGGAAACCGGAGTTTAGGATGCTGAATATCAATGGGAACTTTTTGTCTAATAAAGGGGTTGAAGATGTTAGAGAGATCTTCAAGAACTCACCACGTATGCTTGGATCTCTTGATGACAATGATCCTAATGGaaaagatgatgatgatggtgataacAATCAAGATGCTTGATCGAAGCTTCAACAGGTTTGTGTTTCTATTTTCTAACATGAAAACATGGTTTAACACATGGTCAACGCTTCAAAACGGGTTTGGGTCGAACAAACGAATTTTTAAATCTTGTCAAAATGAAATGGGTAGGGTCGTGTTGGTTTGACGTGACAgcatttttttatttcataaataaatattattattaaaaataataatatttttaataaaagagCTCATAAGGTTGTAATCATGTACATTTTGTATCGCTTTTAAATTGttgtctttcatttttttttaaagctTTGATTAGTTTTAGTCAATAACTAAAAAAAACATGACTTTAAAATGGATGTATGGGATAATCTTCATTCTTCTATTAAATAAATATCTTTAGgatttttgtaaattttttgtATTTGTAACTATTTATTTTTCTGTTTATCCTTAAATGTCTTCTGATTAGGTAAGCTGAAAAACCGTCTCTACACCATTAGTCACATTCCCCAGTCCCCACTCTCGGCTGGAGCTTTCTTTTTTTCCACCAATTTTATATTTtgacaataattttttttctatatataaaaaacttaaaaaacaattttcataaaatttgattatcTAAAAgataaacataatcataaaaattgaaaataaatcaTAGacatttataataataaaaatccaaaaaccaaATTCtgaaatgtcaagaaaatttaAATGACTCTTCTCATCAGAGTTTACAAAAAGAATTTTAGAATTAAGTTTAAAATGGGCTCAAATTATAACAGAAAATTTATGTCTCCAAATTCAAATAAGGTTTTGAAAAGTTGTGATTCTATTTATGAAAACAGTCTCATTATCCTTAGGTAGATATACGATTGGGATAAGTtttcaaaccaaaaaaaaaaacacggttTTTCAAGATCCCATATATTGGCCAAAGACCAAGTTTCAAACCACCCACCAAAAGATTAGAAACCAATCCATGCCATGTCACTAGACGACATGATTATATCTCCGTTTCTTGGCTGACTCCTCTTTAGCCaccacaccaccaccaccacctgcctCAGCATCACCACCGCTAGAAGAAAAGTATGATGCAGGCCTAACCAATGCTTCAATCGCCTTTTCAAGATTCGATACAATAACCGCTTGGGTAGACCTGTTAATGTTCTCATACtatcacaacaacaacaatatttaatatatatatatatatatatatatatatatatatatatatatatatatatatatatatatatatatatatatatatatatatatatatatatatatatatatatatatatatatatatatatatcagtttttacacataacatatataaaaagaTTGTTAGAGATAAGTGTGATGATACCACTTCAAGTTTCGCTAGAACGATTTCCAACTTTCTTGCAAGGTCATGATTTTCTAAAGTTAGAGTTTcaatatgaaatcaaaattaaacttaaaaacccaaacacaaacacaaacacattGAAGATAAATGGGGCCCATAATCATTAACAAAAGGGGCAAAATAAAAGAGTAACCTTCTTTTGGGAATCGAGGTATAAACTCTTGTAGATTAAGCCAACCGATGTGCTTTCACTTGAAACAGGCCCCTGTCCtccctgtttttttttttttgaaacaattTCTATTTCAGGAAACGTACTCTTCTAAAATACAAGGATTTTAGAAAGCTTGCCTTGGATTTATATTCTTCAATTGTTTTTACAAGATGATGAACCTGTTCATCTCTTATCTTTTGATCACCCGAGTCCTCATTACAtggctcttcttcttcttcttcttcttcttcttcttcttcttcttcttcttcttcttcttcttcttcttcttcttcttcttcttcttcttcttcttcttcttcttcttcttccagatgGTTTTCAATTGCATTTTCAACATGAAGATCCTCTTCTTTTTCGCTCTCTAAAAGATCTATTTGTTCAACCACTTGATTCTGAATCTGAACAGGCTTTACTACACTTTGAAGCCTTCCGGATCGCCTAACATTGCTTTTGTGGTTTGATACCTTCTTTGATACAATACGATGGTCTGAACCATTTATTGGTATCTCCGGTGTAGGATCCTGATTCTACAAGGGATGTTCATTGTTATAAAATGGGTGTCCTAAACTCCTAacaagaaaaaaattgaaaaaagaaaTAGGTTCTTGAACTTCTTAAAcaattatatattattaatactTGCGAATTAAGTACAATTAATGTGTTAACGTTTATGAAGACTTGTTCTTTCATCTTCTCAGCCTTATAAATTACTAACATTTAGTAAtaataaattcatttttttattgTACTTACATTTGAAACTCCTACCAAATTTGATTTTTAGATAGACAATAGACAGACAGAATTATAACAAACgaagggttttttttttaatttcaaatcaatagATATGTTAGTCTCCTAACATCCGTGAATTAAATTTTATAGGTTATTTTTTAGAGCAAACTGAAAAGAGTTCATACTTTTCATAGACAGAGACAAAAGAGTTCATACTTTTCATAGACAGAGACAAATCATAAAAAAGTAAAAGTCAAGTACACTTTTCACTTtaaataaagagagagggagagacaTGCAGGCATATATGTGCAGAAAAACATGCCATTTTTGGAGGAAAATAGCATTTTCTATACGTTTTCTGAAAACCCTAAATGAAACCCATCcctaaaaaacttttttttttcccgATTAAAAGCAATGTTCAACTGAGACAAAAGTGACATGGCCCACAATGTGGTTTTTAGAGTTTTCAAAAACATATCTCCGATGTTCGATAATCTCAATTTTAAGATCATAACAACTAATAAGAGTCAACGAGGaacaaaaatcaaagaaataagTTTCATGTACCGTTTCAGTAGCAACATTGAGTTTCTGCAGTTTAGATTTCTTCCCCATTGAAACGATAAGTTTTGTGAAAGTAAAAGCGAAAGATCAAGAAACAGAGTTTACCGAAAAACAAAGATATCGCCTAATGCTTTTAACTTTAAAGCGGTGTCAGTGTGTGAATgtgatctttttagttcttcaagtTTCGGTTATGATTTTGTTGGGCTCAACATTTGGCCCAAAACACTTCACCACATTTTCCCAATTTCCCTAAAAAAAACATTAAGGACCATGCAGATTTAAGGCATCACATAttcaaaaataataaatatatatattttttattttttttaacctaATGTAATAAAAGAGGTTGATGGTTCCACTTGCAGAACTATCAATCCGAACACGACCATTTATACCACACATTCACATGTGTGGCCGTAGACGCAAAATCTCATGAGTAACGTGTGAATATGAACTTTTAACCTAAtgtaataaaagaaatttttatttaaccacttaacttattattgttgctAACTCATCGACTTGGCCCTTCGAGCTTATATATATCTAGTGATAAATTTCATCTGGATTGATTTATAGTGTTATGTCGGACTAAGTTGATCAAGTATAAGTTTGCGGATCATTGGACTAACAATTGATCTAACAGACCACCGATAAATAGTAGTACCAAAATCTGGGGTCACATACACGGCGGCGACGACAACAGCAACAACATTAACAACAGTTTGAGAGAGATATATATTTTGTTCTATTTGATCAGAATTTGTGAACTCGTTTATTAAAACATCATACAAGTTTTAGGTAAACTCAAAATATAGTTGTTTTATTAGTTGATCATGAACGAATAAATTAGGCCTATTGGAACGATACTAGACTTAAACCCTAGCAGCATTTCTTCTATGaggaaaagaaaacaaaaaaaatgtatttttaagtGTTTTTACTTTTTAGCAAGTTAAAGAGACAAAATTTTCTTGTTTTTTCTGtaattgtttttttaataatGTTATAATTGTATAAAAAATGTTTAATTCTTATATACTTTGAACTATTTTGAACTATTGAGATGATTTTAATGGGTTGTTTGATAATCAAAGTTCTTCAAGATTTTAAAGTTATGTTCGTTTAAGGTTTATGGATTTTACGAAGCTCTTCTAGTTTTGATACTATTAAATTGTTAACAAAAGTATTTGTATTGTTTTTTCTTTCATGTGAACTAGACTTGTGTGCGGTAAAATATTCGTATTGTTCGATAATATGAATTTTAAGATCATAACAACTAACAAGAGTCATAGTTAGGGTGTAGACCCATCATGAGACTAGATAATTGGGTTTTTCTTTGGCGACAAGTATGACGGTGTGTGAATGCACAATATGATTCTTGTGGTATGATTGCCTTGAGATGAGATCAAAAGTTTGCTTTCTTTGAATAAAGTTGGAATAAAGTTGCTTTCTTTGAATACAGTTGGGTTATGTGCTAGATGATTGTTTTAGGTGATCAAAGGAGGTGAATTGGGAACAACAACTTTTGTTTCCTCTGATGTATACAAACTATTAGATTGATGCCTCTTGTATTTTTGAATGATTCTCGTGACGAATAAATGATTAAGGATTTGCAGACGAGGTGTGTggtagttctttttttttttctagatagAGAATTAATGTTATGAATGGACTGTCAGAAGTATTGCTTGTGCGTCTGCATGGGATTCTTGATGTTAGAAACAGTTGTGATTGGGGagtttctgaggtctccatctgatatTCAGAATCTCTTTGATTTTGTTTGGTCTTTATCTGGAAGATCATCTTGCgttgtgttatacattcctaaGGTATGGGATGTTATGTATCTGGTTGGGCCGTTTTGGAGATTTGGCTTGGTTGTAATGCCAGTTGGTGGTAATTAGAAGCCTAAGTGAGGAGAATCATCAATCTTTTAGAGTTACTGGTTTTAGAAGAATGGGTCACAGGTATCTACGGTTTGGGTATGCGAGACTTTGGTTCAAGACTTTGTCAAGTCGAGGGCGCAGAGTAAGTTGCTATCAGATATATGTGCTTAGGAATGCATGAGTTGTCTTCGCGACATGGAGTTGTGGACAAGATGCTCGTTGTAGACAATGGTTCCTTTGGAGAACACCAATGTTTAGGTCATGAGGTGATTGGGTCGCTCAGGTTGAGTACTGATTGTTGAGGGATTTGTTAGCTCGTTGCATAGATTGCTATCTAAAGTCCAGGATGAGCAGTTGCTGATTGGTAAATTGGCTTTAGAGTTTGGTATGTGTAGTTTCACATGGGTTTTCTAGTGTATTGGGTCATCATATTAGTTGTTAATGCATTCTCGATCGTTGGTCATTTCGTTCATCATCAATAAATGAGGTTCTTTGAAAGTTTTGAGCTTTATCAGTTGAAGTTTAA includes these proteins:
- the LOC111917626 gene encoding RAN GTPase-activating protein 2 — its product is MESTHGHMRSIKLWPPSQITRQVLVDRIVKNLATPSILSRKYGLLSKEDAEEDAKLIESAAFVAASQHFDKDPDSDGGSAVQLYAKESSKLMVQVIKRGSRGKDDRETIIPELVTLPSDHETVFDISGGRRAFIEAEEAKELLKPLKESGNKYTKICFSNRSFGLPAGHVAASILSAMKDQLTDVDFSDIVSRRPEPEAVEVMRMLSSALDGSNLNYLNLSNNSLGERGIRAFGDLLKSQKNLVELYLMNAGISEHAAKALRELIPSTNKIKILHFHNNVTKDEGAVAISQIVKESPNLEDFRCSSTRVGSVGGVALSESLQNSTLLKKLDLRDNMFGPQSGVALGRALSVPVKLTEVYLSHLRLEDEGVTAIVNGLKGSASALEILDLAGNSLTSEAAPAVAACITSKKHSLTKLNLSENELKDAGAMVIGVALEGDIGRLNIVDLSSNGIRTGGATALAKAVVGKPEFRMLNINGNFLSNKGVEDVREIFKNSPRMLGSLDDNDPNGKDDDDGDNNQDA
- the LOC111917614 gene encoding NAD-dependent protein deacetylase HST1; the protein is MGKKSKLQKLNVATETNQDPTPEIPINGSDHRIVSKKVSNHKSNVRRSGRLQSVVKPVQIQNQVVEQIDLLESEKEEDLHVENAIENHLEEEEEEEEEEEEEEEEEEEEEEEEEEEEEEEEEEEEPCNEDSGDQKIRDEQVHHLVKTIEEYKSKGGQGPVSSESTSVGLIYKSLYLDSQKKVYPSGYCIES